A single window of Chitinophaga sp. XS-30 DNA harbors:
- a CDS encoding UpxY family transcription antiterminator yields the protein MQQEVHAWYAVYTKARWEKKVADLLARKQLESYCPLNHVERQWSDRRKLVQEPLFKSYVFVRIPESRKNVVRETEGIINFVYWLGKPAVIQDDEIDLIKRFLREYKSATLEQFPIRQNDLVEITAGPLMHQRGRIVEVGRNKVKAVLDSLGFAMIATVRNNEVAVLDYA from the coding sequence ATGCAACAGGAAGTGCATGCTTGGTATGCCGTTTATACCAAAGCAAGATGGGAAAAGAAAGTGGCTGATCTGCTGGCCCGCAAGCAGCTGGAAAGCTATTGTCCGCTTAACCATGTGGAGCGGCAATGGAGCGACCGCCGCAAGTTGGTGCAGGAGCCGCTGTTCAAGTCCTATGTATTTGTGCGTATCCCTGAGAGCAGGAAAAATGTGGTGCGCGAAACAGAGGGCATCATCAATTTTGTTTACTGGCTTGGGAAACCGGCAGTGATCCAGGATGATGAGATCGATCTGATCAAACGTTTTCTGCGTGAATACAAAAGCGCCACGCTGGAACAATTCCCCATCCGGCAGAATGACCTTGTGGAGATCACGGCCGGGCCGCTCATGCATCAGCGTGGAAGGATCGTGGAAGTGGGAAGGAACAAGGTGAAAGCAGTGCTTGACAGCCTGGGATTTGCCATGATAGCCACCGTGCGTAACAACGAAGTGGCCGTATTGGACTATGCATAA
- a CDS encoding mannose-1-phosphate guanylyltransferase — MQHIILCGGSGTRLWPLSNRHTPKQLLPLFEGRSLLQLTYLRNNAACSGVLAIANEQQVEVISSQLLDAGATVRCIAEPVGRNTAAAIALAAFMADPEEILLITPSDHLIGTPDVYAATIAAARQLAEEGNLVTIGLRPAYPETGYGYIHHDGNDVIRFVEKPDAVNAVRMMESGDYLWNSGIFCSKASVMLDELERFAPKIYAAGKHAAEELIRTGSISLSAMEAIPSDSIDYAVMEKSLRVKVVPSTMQWSDVGSYEALTEALMVHYQYSNQQAVFIESDPRNSMVIGKEKLVALVGVDNMVVVDTPGALLIMQKGKGQEIKQLHNWVKENRPELL, encoded by the coding sequence ATGCAGCATATTATTCTATGCGGTGGCTCCGGCACCCGCCTGTGGCCGCTATCTAACCGGCACACGCCCAAGCAGCTCCTGCCCTTGTTCGAAGGCCGCAGTTTACTGCAACTGACATACCTGCGCAACAACGCTGCCTGTTCCGGCGTGCTGGCGATTGCCAATGAGCAGCAGGTGGAGGTGATCTCCTCCCAGTTGCTGGATGCCGGCGCAACCGTGCGCTGCATTGCAGAGCCGGTTGGCCGCAACACCGCCGCCGCTATTGCACTGGCTGCATTCATGGCCGATCCTGAAGAGATATTGCTCATCACACCTTCAGATCACCTTATTGGCACACCCGATGTATATGCTGCCACCATTGCAGCCGCCAGGCAACTTGCGGAAGAAGGGAACCTGGTGACCATCGGCCTGCGGCCGGCATATCCCGAGACGGGGTATGGCTACATCCACCACGACGGCAACGATGTGATCCGTTTCGTGGAAAAACCGGATGCCGTCAATGCTGTACGCATGATGGAGAGCGGAGACTACCTCTGGAACAGCGGCATCTTTTGCAGCAAGGCTTCCGTAATGCTGGATGAACTGGAACGTTTCGCTCCGAAGATCTATGCCGCCGGCAAACATGCAGCGGAAGAGCTGATACGCACCGGCAGCATTTCCCTGTCTGCCATGGAAGCCATTCCGTCGGACAGTATTGATTATGCTGTTATGGAAAAGAGCCTTCGGGTGAAAGTGGTGCCCAGCACCATGCAATGGAGCGATGTAGGCAGCTATGAAGCCCTCACGGAAGCGCTGATGGTACATTACCAGTACAGCAATCAGCAGGCCGTGTTCATCGAAAGCGATCCGCGCAACAGCATGGTCATTGGAAAAGAGAAACTGGTCGCGCTTGTGGGTGTGGACAATATGGTGGTGGTAGACACGCCCGGCGCATTGCTCATCATGCAAAAGGGGAAAGGACAGGAGATCAAACAATTGCATAACTGGGTAAAAGAGAACCGCCCGGAATTACTCTAA
- a CDS encoding GDP-L-fucose synthase, translated as MELKSRIYIAGHRGMVGGAIKRKLETMGYQHIITRTSGELDLRDQQSVQAFFAEEKPEYVFLAAAKVGGIHANNTYRAEFLYDNLMIASNIIHAAWQQQAKKLMFLGSSCIYPKLAPQPLKEEYLLSGPLEATNEPYAIAKIAGIKLCEAYRDQYGCNFISVMPTNLYGIGDNYHPENSHVLPALIRKFHEAKQENKPAVTVWGTGTPKREFLYADDLADACTYLMLNYDGRELVNIGSGEDLSIRELAETVKEVVCYEGDIVFDTAKPDGTPRKLMDVSRLHALGWKHRTDLKKGIALAYGDFLKEQYHHMNAMHH; from the coding sequence ATGGAACTGAAATCCAGGATATACATAGCAGGGCACCGCGGAATGGTCGGCGGCGCCATCAAAAGAAAGCTGGAGACCATGGGCTACCAGCATATCATCACCCGTACATCCGGTGAGCTTGATCTGCGTGATCAGCAAAGCGTGCAAGCCTTTTTTGCGGAAGAAAAGCCGGAGTATGTTTTTCTGGCGGCGGCCAAAGTGGGCGGCATTCATGCCAACAATACCTACCGTGCGGAATTTCTCTACGATAACCTGATGATAGCGTCCAACATCATTCATGCCGCATGGCAGCAGCAGGCAAAGAAGCTGATGTTCCTCGGCAGTTCCTGCATTTACCCGAAACTGGCGCCGCAGCCCTTAAAGGAAGAATACCTGCTCTCCGGTCCGCTCGAAGCCACAAACGAACCATACGCCATCGCGAAGATCGCTGGCATCAAACTCTGTGAGGCTTACCGCGACCAGTACGGCTGCAATTTTATCAGCGTCATGCCTACCAACCTTTACGGTATCGGGGATAACTATCATCCTGAAAATTCACATGTACTGCCTGCGCTCATCCGGAAGTTCCATGAAGCAAAGCAGGAGAACAAACCGGCAGTGACTGTTTGGGGAACGGGAACGCCTAAACGCGAATTTCTTTATGCCGATGATCTCGCGGATGCATGCACCTACCTCATGCTGAACTATGATGGACGGGAACTGGTGAATATCGGGTCCGGTGAGGATCTCAGCATCCGTGAACTGGCGGAAACGGTGAAAGAAGTGGTTTGCTATGAAGGTGATATCGTTTTTGATACCGCCAAGCCGGATGGCACGCCGCGCAAGCTGATGGACGTTTCCCGGCTGCATGCGCTGGGCTGGAAGCACCGTACTGATCTGAAAAAGGGGATAGCGCTGGCTTACGGGGATTTTTTGAAAGAACAATACCATCACATGAATGCTATGCATCATTAG
- a CDS encoding UDP-glucose/GDP-mannose dehydrogenase family protein, which yields MKVVVIGTGYVGLVTGACLAEVGTTVVCVDVDHQKIDNLRKGILPIYEPGLEEVVTRNGQNGRLSFSTDLQDVIGGADLAFIAVGTPPGEDGSADLQYVLQVAREIGTYMTDYLVVVTKSTVPVGTAVKVNRAIKEAMMKRGELIDYDVASNPEFLKEGAAVADFMKPDRIVVGVNTERAQKVLDQLYYPFLLNGHPIIFMDIASAEMTKYAANAMLATKISFMNDIAGLCELVGADVNKVRKGIGSDPRIGHRFIYPGIGYGGSCFPKDVKALARTGLEYGRRLRILEAVEAVNDDQKKTMFSKIDRHFEGDLRGKTFAIWGLSFKPNTDDMREAPSLVLIDALLEAGATVRVFDPVAMHEARKVLEDKVAWCTDLYDAAAGADAIVLVTEWNEFRLPDWQRIRARVVFDGRNIYDDVMLQKSGFTYYGIGTTQHTLTKIMTT from the coding sequence ATGAAAGTAGTCGTTATAGGAACAGGATATGTGGGATTGGTGACCGGGGCATGCCTGGCGGAAGTAGGCACCACGGTTGTTTGTGTGGATGTGGATCATCAGAAGATCGATAATCTGCGCAAGGGCATTCTGCCGATTTATGAGCCCGGTCTGGAGGAAGTGGTGACCCGCAATGGTCAGAACGGCCGCCTGTCTTTCAGCACCGATCTGCAGGATGTGATCGGCGGGGCGGACCTGGCATTCATCGCCGTTGGCACACCTCCGGGGGAGGATGGCAGCGCGGACCTGCAATACGTGCTGCAGGTAGCGCGGGAGATCGGCACCTATATGACGGATTACCTGGTCGTGGTTACAAAGAGCACCGTACCGGTGGGAACGGCGGTAAAGGTCAACCGCGCCATAAAAGAAGCCATGATGAAAAGAGGCGAGCTGATCGATTACGATGTTGCCTCCAACCCCGAGTTCCTGAAGGAAGGCGCTGCCGTGGCGGATTTTATGAAGCCGGACAGGATCGTTGTGGGCGTGAATACGGAACGCGCGCAGAAAGTGCTGGACCAGTTGTACTATCCTTTCCTGCTGAACGGGCATCCGATCATTTTCATGGATATCGCTTCCGCGGAAATGACGAAATACGCGGCCAATGCCATGCTCGCCACAAAGATCTCTTTCATGAACGATATCGCCGGGCTTTGCGAACTGGTGGGCGCTGATGTGAACAAAGTTCGCAAAGGCATCGGCAGTGATCCGCGCATCGGTCACCGGTTCATTTACCCGGGTATCGGCTATGGCGGTTCCTGCTTCCCGAAGGATGTCAAGGCGCTGGCAAGAACGGGTCTCGAATACGGCCGCCGCCTGCGCATACTGGAAGCTGTGGAAGCGGTGAACGATGATCAGAAAAAAACGATGTTCAGCAAAATAGACCGGCATTTTGAAGGCGACCTGCGCGGGAAAACATTCGCGATCTGGGGCCTTTCCTTCAAACCGAATACGGACGATATGCGGGAAGCACCATCACTCGTGCTGATCGATGCATTGCTGGAGGCGGGCGCAACGGTGCGGGTCTTCGATCCCGTGGCCATGCATGAAGCCCGGAAGGTGCTGGAGGACAAAGTTGCCTGGTGCACAGACCTCTATGATGCCGCTGCAGGTGCGGATGCCATAGTACTGGTAACGGAATGGAACGAGTTCCGCCTGCCGGACTGGCAACGCATCAGGGCGAGGGTGGTATTTGACGGCAGGAACATCTACGACGATGTGATGCTGCAGAAAAGCGGATTTACCTATTACGGTATCGGAACAACACAACATACACTTACTAAAATCATGACCACATGA
- the gmd gene encoding GDP-mannose 4,6-dehydratase, whose protein sequence is MKVALITGVNGQDGAYLAELLLEKGYMVHGVKRRASLINTERIDHLYQDPHSADVRFKLHYGDMTDSTNLIRIIQETQPDEIYNLAAMSHVRVSFDTPEYTANADGIGTLRILEALRILKMEKKTRVYQASTSELYGLVQEVPQKETTPFYPRSPYAVAKLYAYWITVNYREAYGMYACNGILFNHESPLRGETFVTRKITRAAAAIVLGLQDKLYLGNLDARRDWGHAKDYVEAMWRILQQDEPEDYVIATGITTPVRDFVRMAFDELGIELEFMGEGVNEVAVVSACRNKDYLLPIGKEVVAVDAKYFRPTEVDLLIGDPTKSKTKLGWEPVYDLPALVKEMVAMDVELFRKKDVAQFEHLMG, encoded by the coding sequence ATGAAAGTTGCTTTAATTACTGGTGTTAACGGGCAGGATGGCGCCTATCTGGCAGAGTTGCTGCTGGAAAAAGGATATATGGTGCATGGCGTAAAACGCCGCGCCTCCCTGATCAACACGGAAAGGATCGATCACCTGTACCAGGACCCCCACAGCGCTGATGTACGCTTCAAGCTGCATTACGGCGATATGACGGACAGCACCAATCTCATCCGCATCATCCAGGAAACCCAACCTGACGAGATCTACAACCTCGCCGCCATGAGCCATGTGCGCGTGAGTTTTGATACACCGGAATACACCGCCAATGCAGACGGCATCGGCACACTGCGCATCCTCGAAGCCCTGCGCATCCTGAAAATGGAGAAAAAAACAAGGGTGTACCAGGCCAGCACCTCCGAACTGTACGGTCTTGTGCAGGAAGTGCCGCAAAAGGAAACTACACCCTTCTATCCCCGCTCTCCATATGCTGTGGCAAAGCTTTACGCCTACTGGATCACGGTGAACTACAGGGAAGCATACGGGATGTACGCCTGCAACGGTATACTGTTCAACCACGAAAGCCCGCTCCGCGGTGAAACATTTGTAACGAGGAAGATCACCCGCGCAGCTGCTGCCATCGTGTTGGGGCTGCAGGACAAATTATATCTCGGCAACCTGGATGCCCGCCGTGACTGGGGGCATGCCAAAGATTATGTAGAAGCTATGTGGCGCATCCTGCAGCAGGATGAACCGGAGGATTATGTGATCGCCACCGGCATCACTACCCCGGTACGTGATTTTGTAAGAATGGCATTTGATGAGCTGGGCATTGAGCTGGAATTTATGGGTGAGGGCGTAAACGAAGTTGCTGTGGTGAGCGCCTGCCGGAACAAGGACTATCTGCTGCCCATCGGCAAAGAGGTGGTAGCCGTAGACGCGAAGTATTTCCGGCCTACGGAAGTGGACCTGCTGATCGGGGACCCTACCAAATCCAAAACAAAACTGGGCTGGGAGCCGGTGTACGATCTTCCGGCGCTGGTAAAGGAAATGGTGGCGATGGACGTGGAGCTTTTCCGGAAGAAAGACGTTGCACAGTTTGAGCATTTGATGGGATAA
- a CDS encoding nitroreductase family protein: MSVRNLVGRMIPGDLKYYMYSLNYYWEDIRRYKKYSNGYLSPNKEKILLGKIIVTYHIIEKGLTMPDMRPGFGKDALHTLIGLCHTYIGKQCNQQDDHFTHAVKLLNEYVRVHKALQFSLDPLLLEKIKALSERTKVMDTCSQLGCDNDEYFRHADSPFRDFAFSRHSIRNFINKPVDRELILKAVEIAQKSPSSCNRQPNRVYILENRENIQWLLESQKGNRGFGQMIDKVIVLTAEVGVFNGFTERNEAFLNSGMYAMSLLYGLHYYRIGAVSLAYVRVSREDDKKLRALCGIPDSEVVSMLIGCGHVPGKLSIASSPRYKVDKIVKVVS; the protein is encoded by the coding sequence ATGTCAGTGAGAAACCTGGTGGGCCGGATGATTCCCGGTGATCTGAAATATTACATGTATTCGCTCAACTATTATTGGGAGGATATCAGGCGCTACAAGAAGTATTCCAACGGGTACCTGTCGCCAAACAAGGAAAAGATATTGCTGGGCAAGATCATTGTGACCTATCATATCATTGAAAAGGGACTGACCATGCCGGATATGCGCCCGGGCTTCGGAAAAGATGCCCTGCACACGCTCATCGGCCTTTGCCATACTTATATCGGCAAACAATGCAATCAGCAGGACGATCACTTTACGCATGCCGTGAAGTTGCTCAATGAATATGTGCGCGTACACAAAGCATTGCAGTTTTCCCTCGATCCGCTGTTGCTGGAAAAGATCAAAGCGCTCAGTGAGCGGACGAAGGTCATGGACACCTGTTCGCAACTGGGTTGTGACAATGATGAATATTTCAGGCATGCGGACAGCCCCTTCCGGGATTTTGCGTTCTCCCGCCACAGCATCCGCAATTTCATCAATAAACCGGTGGACCGGGAGCTGATCCTGAAAGCCGTGGAGATCGCGCAGAAAAGCCCCTCTTCCTGCAACCGCCAGCCCAACCGCGTGTACATCCTGGAGAACAGGGAAAATATTCAATGGCTGTTGGAAAGCCAGAAGGGCAACCGGGGTTTCGGGCAGATGATCGACAAGGTAATTGTACTGACCGCGGAAGTGGGCGTGTTCAATGGGTTTACGGAAAGGAACGAGGCATTCCTCAATTCCGGCATGTATGCCATGAGCCTGTTGTACGGCCTGCATTACTACAGGATAGGTGCGGTATCGCTGGCATATGTGCGCGTATCCAGGGAGGATGATAAAAAGCTCCGCGCGCTCTGCGGTATCCCTGATTCGGAAGTAGTGTCCATGCTCATTGGCTGCGGCCATGTTCCCGGCAAGCTTTCCATTGCAAGTTCACCGCGTTACAAGGTGGATAAAATCGTAAAAGTCGTATCATGA
- a CDS encoding polysaccharide pyruvyl transferase family protein produces the protein MREHKRIGILTYRSVYNFGANLQAMSTAGYLRKQGYDPIFINWIPFDLEKQYLNAVPAEQAEAHHLVQDLHLPATPVCRTDQDIADAIERYNIKGVITGSDAVMQHRPVPLKQRLYLSRNVKPPTSDRMFPNPFWGSYFPLLKEPVPLAILSASSQNAPYRLFEEEKKRGMRTHLDYFSYISVRDKWTQGLVKYVTRGAIIPPVTPDPVFAFNHNVDESLYSKQLLERFHLPEKYLLISFKKKSVPDEWMRSFRKLAEQEGYTLVGLTYPEGFADYGLDINIRIPLDPLEWYSLIKHSGGYIGHNMHPIIVSLHNGVPFFSFDNYGIVKYRFFVNKDSSKIYHILDKAGFLENRCSVLGYAPEKVSPAQVLDRIVRFDSRRCLAFAAEYYHEYQEMMTGIESALEHQHSNLLVS, from the coding sequence ATGAGAGAACACAAAAGAATAGGTATCCTTACTTACCGCTCCGTTTACAATTTCGGCGCCAACCTGCAGGCCATGTCCACCGCAGGATACCTGCGCAAACAAGGATATGATCCCATTTTCATCAACTGGATACCTTTTGACCTGGAGAAACAGTACCTGAATGCCGTGCCCGCGGAACAGGCGGAGGCCCATCATCTGGTGCAGGACCTGCATTTGCCCGCCACTCCTGTTTGCCGTACGGACCAGGATATTGCCGATGCCATTGAACGGTACAACATAAAGGGCGTTATCACCGGCAGCGATGCCGTAATGCAGCACCGGCCGGTGCCGCTGAAGCAACGCCTCTACCTGTCCCGCAACGTAAAGCCGCCCACGAGTGACAGGATGTTCCCGAACCCTTTCTGGGGCAGCTATTTCCCTTTGCTGAAAGAACCGGTCCCGCTGGCGATCCTGTCCGCCTCCTCCCAGAACGCACCTTACCGGTTGTTTGAAGAGGAAAAGAAAAGAGGCATGCGCACTCACCTGGATTATTTTTCCTACATCTCTGTGCGCGACAAATGGACGCAGGGCCTCGTGAAATATGTGACACGCGGCGCCATCATTCCGCCGGTCACACCTGATCCGGTATTTGCATTCAATCATAATGTGGATGAATCGCTTTACAGCAAACAGCTGCTGGAACGATTCCATCTCCCCGAAAAATACCTGCTCATCAGCTTTAAAAAGAAAAGCGTGCCGGATGAATGGATGCGCTCTTTCAGAAAGCTGGCGGAACAGGAAGGATATACGCTGGTGGGGCTTACCTACCCTGAGGGTTTCGCGGATTATGGTCTGGATATCAACATCCGCATTCCCCTGGACCCGCTGGAATGGTATTCCCTGATCAAGCACTCCGGCGGTTATATCGGCCACAACATGCACCCGATCATCGTATCGCTGCACAACGGCGTGCCTTTCTTCAGCTTTGACAATTACGGCATTGTGAAGTACCGCTTTTTTGTGAACAAGGATTCCAGCAAGATCTATCATATTCTGGACAAAGCGGGTTTCCTGGAAAACAGGTGTTCCGTACTGGGGTATGCTCCCGAGAAGGTAAGTCCCGCCCAGGTGCTGGACAGGATAGTGCGTTTCGACAGCCGGCGGTGCCTGGCCTTTGCCGCGGAGTATTATCATGAATACCAGGAGATGATGACAGGCATTGAATCCGCATTGGAACATCAACACAGTAACCTGCTGGTATCATGA
- a CDS encoding glycosyltransferase codes for MNILFFTTISPFPQNGGEKIRSSYLLKALAELGHRVFAIIRNEEQADLEQYRISGVEFLTHRKVPLGVMDRITGKHYFRQSGEVLRLFKTVCTNYDIDVAFLDYGFIGQYMQFFSDRGIPVILGTHNAQAMHTLQVPAHNFLQKLRRSQLVALEKMHERRYFKQAAAVLVVSGHDRSYHEDFIEPEKVFVVPNFLDEREYNIREQREPDLLVMTANFGMFMNNQGLKWFLEEVWNDDLAARFRLWLVGRQSKEALARLAGKSKWKNVTAIGRVADMKPYIAKAGAVIIPLLHGSGTRLKCLEAMALQTPVIATSKGVEGVDSSHFTIADTGEGFRKALLAFRGNGRTGAALREDFMKEYSADVNRQRLEHILQFVYNRQKAMHV; via the coding sequence ATGAATATCCTGTTCTTTACCACCATATCGCCCTTTCCGCAGAACGGCGGGGAAAAGATCCGGAGCAGTTATCTGCTGAAAGCGCTGGCGGAGCTGGGGCATCGTGTGTTTGCCATTATCCGTAATGAAGAGCAGGCGGACCTGGAGCAATACCGGATCAGCGGTGTGGAGTTCCTTACGCATCGGAAAGTGCCGCTGGGTGTAATGGACCGGATTACGGGAAAACATTACTTCCGGCAATCCGGGGAAGTACTGCGTTTATTCAAGACCGTTTGTACCAACTACGATATTGATGTAGCATTCCTGGATTACGGCTTCATTGGCCAGTACATGCAGTTCTTTTCGGATCGCGGCATTCCGGTGATCCTCGGCACACATAATGCTCAGGCCATGCATACGTTGCAGGTGCCGGCGCATAATTTTTTACAGAAGCTGCGCCGCTCCCAGCTGGTGGCGCTGGAGAAGATGCACGAGCGCCGGTATTTCAAACAGGCTGCAGCCGTACTGGTCGTAAGCGGGCATGACAGATCATACCACGAAGATTTCATTGAACCGGAAAAAGTATTTGTTGTGCCGAATTTCCTCGATGAAAGGGAATACAATATCCGGGAGCAGCGGGAACCAGACCTCCTGGTGATGACCGCTAACTTCGGCATGTTCATGAATAACCAGGGCTTGAAGTGGTTCCTGGAGGAAGTATGGAACGACGATCTGGCCGCACGTTTCCGGCTCTGGCTCGTTGGCCGCCAGTCCAAAGAAGCCCTGGCCCGGCTTGCCGGGAAAAGTAAATGGAAAAACGTTACCGCCATCGGCAGGGTAGCGGATATGAAACCTTACATCGCAAAAGCAGGCGCTGTGATCATTCCCCTGCTGCACGGCAGCGGCACCCGCCTGAAATGCCTGGAGGCCATGGCATTGCAGACACCGGTCATCGCCACTTCAAAAGGTGTGGAAGGGGTGGACAGCAGCCATTTTACCATAGCAGATACCGGAGAAGGATTTCGGAAAGCCTTGCTGGCCTTCCGTGGGAACGGGCGGACCGGCGCCGCGTTGCGGGAGGACTTTATGAAGGAATACAGTGCGGACGTAAACCGGCAACGGCTGGAACATATCCTGCAATTCGTTTATAACCGACAAAAGGCCATGCATGTATAA
- a CDS encoding glycosyltransferase family 2 protein, with protein sequence MSRTISVVIPVYNGEEYIKDTLDSIQRQTFRDFELIVVDGLSKDRTLEVVRSHAQRPDILISEKDEGMYDALRKGLDLASGKYLCYINADDRLLPYTLEKVVKKFESGCYDIVFGDVNYISETGAIAYTYKGVNLGHQAIRNLRRVPFAQQSSFWTREIYHRKGGFDKSLKYSADSKFLLSICLDPSVKKGYIPFPLGEYRMHGNSFSVSVTDRMIAEHQRMKKELDLAENNVARYFYEMITKVVNARGIYKKLTYKGTKF encoded by the coding sequence ATGAGCAGAACCATATCTGTTGTTATACCGGTATATAACGGGGAAGAATATATCAAAGATACGCTGGACAGTATTCAGCGGCAGACCTTCCGTGATTTTGAACTGATCGTAGTGGATGGTTTGTCTAAAGACCGCACGCTGGAAGTGGTGCGGTCACATGCGCAACGGCCGGACATCCTGATCTCCGAAAAAGACGAAGGGATGTATGATGCGCTGCGGAAAGGGCTGGACCTCGCCAGCGGGAAATATCTCTGCTATATCAATGCAGATGACAGGCTGTTGCCTTACACGCTGGAGAAAGTAGTGAAGAAGTTTGAAAGCGGGTGTTATGATATCGTATTCGGCGATGTGAACTACATTTCGGAGACCGGCGCCATCGCTTACACCTACAAGGGCGTAAACCTCGGCCATCAGGCCATCCGGAACCTGCGCCGCGTACCTTTCGCACAGCAAAGTTCCTTCTGGACGCGGGAGATATATCACCGCAAAGGCGGATTCGACAAGTCCCTCAAATATTCGGCAGACTCAAAGTTCCTGCTCTCCATCTGCCTAGACCCCTCCGTGAAAAAGGGTTACATCCCCTTCCCGCTGGGAGAGTACAGGATGCATGGCAATTCTTTTTCTGTATCTGTTACCGACCGGATGATCGCCGAGCATCAGCGGATGAAGAAAGAGCTGGACCTGGCGGAAAACAATGTTGCCCGGTATTTCTACGAGATGATCACCAAAGTGGTGAACGCCCGCGGCATCTATAAAAAACTGACTTATAAAGGCACGAAATTCTGA
- a CDS encoding XrtY-associated glycosyltransferase XYAG1, which produces MKILFIVPSYKPAYIYGGPIVSVARLAESLVQIGHSVTVYTTTANGRTELDMPLKEPVMMDGVQVKFFKRITKDHTHVSPSLWKATWSTVDEYDAVHIHSWWNFLIMGASLICTMKGVKPVLSPRGMLCEYIFNSRNQLKKKVLHNVIGKYLLSKTYLHVTSQVEWNDCLRLNDSWRGGLIHNIVDLPYLPDKKEQSKADGIFTISFLSRIDPKKGLDILLHALSGVNFNYRLRIAGSGEEAYVQQMKKIISNNGMDDKVEWVGWKGSQEKFAFFAESDLFALTSHNENFAVVVIESLSVGTPVLVSEHVGLAKYVQDKRLGWVTGIGSVEEVRINLQQAYHSREDRRRIREQAVEIIRQDFDEVKLATDYVDMYRNVNDIRIKRNQA; this is translated from the coding sequence ATGAAGATCCTTTTTATCGTACCCTCATATAAACCCGCTTATATCTACGGCGGCCCGATCGTATCGGTGGCGCGGCTTGCGGAAAGCCTGGTGCAGATCGGCCATTCGGTGACGGTGTACACCACCACAGCCAACGGCAGAACGGAGCTGGACATGCCGCTGAAAGAACCCGTGATGATGGATGGCGTGCAGGTGAAATTCTTCAAAAGGATCACCAAAGACCATACGCATGTATCGCCTTCATTATGGAAGGCAACCTGGTCCACCGTAGACGAATATGATGCCGTGCATATCCATTCCTGGTGGAATTTCCTGATCATGGGAGCTTCGCTCATCTGTACCATGAAAGGCGTGAAGCCTGTACTGAGCCCCCGCGGCATGCTCTGCGAGTATATTTTCAACAGCAGGAACCAGTTGAAGAAAAAAGTGCTGCATAACGTGATCGGAAAATACCTGTTGTCAAAAACTTATCTGCACGTTACCTCCCAGGTGGAATGGAACGATTGCCTGCGGCTGAATGACAGCTGGCGTGGCGGGCTGATCCACAATATCGTTGACCTGCCCTATCTGCCCGATAAAAAGGAACAAAGTAAGGCAGATGGCATTTTTACGATCAGCTTTCTTTCGCGCATAGACCCGAAGAAAGGACTGGATATTTTGCTGCATGCCCTCTCTGGCGTGAATTTCAACTACCGGCTGCGCATCGCGGGATCGGGAGAAGAAGCTTATGTGCAGCAGATGAAAAAGATCATCAGCAACAATGGTATGGACGATAAAGTGGAGTGGGTTGGATGGAAAGGCAGCCAGGAGAAGTTCGCCTTCTTCGCGGAATCGGACCTTTTTGCGCTCACCTCGCATAATGAGAATTTCGCCGTGGTGGTGATAGAATCCCTCTCCGTAGGCACCCCTGTACTGGTCAGCGAACATGTGGGCCTGGCGAAGTATGTGCAGGACAAACGGCTGGGCTGGGTCACCGGCATCGGCAGCGTGGAAGAGGTCAGGATAAACCTGCAGCAGGCCTACCATTCCCGGGAAGACCGCCGCCGCATCCGCGAACAGGCGGTAGAGATCATCCGGCAGGATTTTGACGAGGTCAAACTGGCAACCGATTACGTGGACATGTACCGGAACGTTAACGACATCAGGATAAAAAGGAACCAAGCATGA